In one Silene latifolia isolate original U9 population chromosome 10, ASM4854445v1, whole genome shotgun sequence genomic region, the following are encoded:
- the LOC141606844 gene encoding putative protein phosphatase 2C-like protein 44, translating to MRFKDVRLKLKELSLRSFFKGGDDVNKRDSNSKNMNKPSWMMSITHGYYLVEDRTQDPEPNGLEKQDTLVFQREIISNLELWFFSLSDSVIGDNISSYMHSHLFSKPLKESQVRSKSKEAMKKAYLTAKAKVESEISEKTVNAASTSVTVVNGERLVMAQMGGYRVIVCRDGIAHQLHTKHQHKGNIWHHRLLSGAMRIPKVHIQACQLRRQSSRKQNNSTELITVTEKLDSDTEFLILASTGVFEVMRNQEAVDLIWHIDDAQEAAECLAREALSRMSKSTISCLVIRFD from the exons ATGAGGTTTAAGGACGTACGTCTCAAATTGAAG GAATTGAGCTTAAGGAGTTTTTTTAAGGGAGGTGATGATGTTAACAAAAGAGATTCTAATTCTAAGAATATGAATAAACCATCATGGATGATGTCAATCACCCATGGATATTATCTCGTCGAGGATCGAACACAAGACCCGGAACCAAATGGGTTGGAGAAGCAGGACACTTTGGTTTTTCAGAGGGAAATAATAAGTAATTTGGAACTGTGGTTTTTTAGTCTTTCTGATTCAGTAATTGGTGACAATATCAGTAGTTATATGCATTCACATTTGTTCTCAAAGCCACTCAAGGAG AGTCAAGTAAGAAGTAAAAGCAAAGAAGCAATGAAGAAAGCATACCTTACAGCAAAAGCTAAGGTAGAGAGTGAAATATCAGAGAAGACGGTAAATGCTGCCTCGACATCAGTAACTGTCGTAAATGGTGAACGACTGGTGATGGCTCAAATGGGTGGTTACAGGGTTATTGTTTGTAGAGATGGCATTGCTCATCAGTTGCACACAAAGCATCAACATAAAGGGAATATTTGGCACCACAGGCTTCTTTCAG GGGCGATGCGCATTCCAAAAGTACATATACAAGCGTGTCAATTACGGAGACAATCAAGCAGAAAACAGAATAACAGTACAGAACTCATTACTGTAACTGAGAAACTAGATTCTGATACTGAATTCCTGATCTTAGCAAGTACTGGTGTTTTCGAG GTAATGAGAAATCAAGAAGCAGTAGACCTTATTTGGCACATAGATGATGCTCAGGAAGCGGCCGAATGCCTGGCAAGGGAAGCTTTAAGTAGAATGAGCAAAAGCACCATTTCTTGTTTAGTTATTCGTTTTGATTAG